GGGCGACGGCGGCGGCGCAGCCCGCGAGCAGTGCCAGCGCGGCGGCCGCAAGGGGCACGGCGACGGCGGGAGCGGCTTCGGAGAGCGGTCGGACGAGTTCGCCGAAGGCGGAGACCGCGGAGAACCGGGTGGCGCCCGGCACCACCAGCAGGGCCAGGGCGAGCAGGCTGCACAGGGCGAGGCCGATGCCCGTCGCGGCGAGCAGCCGTACGGCACGCACCGGTGACAGGGTGTCCGCCAGGCGACGGGCCGCGGGCACCGCGACGAACGGCATCAGCAGCGGGATCCACACGGCATAGATCATCGGGTCTCCCCATCGAGGATCATCGGGCTTCTCCGTCGAGCAGGTCCCGGAGCAGTTGCTCGTCCTCATCGGTGAGCTGTGACACGAATCGGGCCAGTACCGTGCTGCGGTCCTGCTCCTTCTGCAGTTCGCTGTGCATCCTGCGGGCGGTCAGCCCTGGCGCATCCTCTGTGGGGGTGTACGCGAAGCCGCGGCCGGCCCGGGTGCGGGTGACCGTGCCCTTCTCGTACAGGCGCGACAGGATCGTGGTGACGGTGGTGCGGGCGAGTTGCGCCCCGATCGCGCCCTGTACCTGCCCCGGGGTGAGCGGGGTTCCGGCCGCCCACAGGGCCGCCAGGATCGTGGACTCCAGCTCGCCGGACGGGCGCCGCTCGCCACCCGGTATCCCCTTCACCTGGGACATGGGAACTCTCCTCCCCCTTCGGGCGTCTACAGTGACGCAGACCGTCTACACCACTGTAGTCGGTCCGGGCGTTCCGTAGGCCCGCCCGCTCACCATTATGGGAGACCTTCCACCGTGTCCGTATTGTCACTGGCGGCCACGCCACAAGCGGTGAACGTGCTCGACGCGGGTTCGCTGCTCGGGGCGTTCGGCGTGCTCGGCATCGCCGTCGTGCTCTTCGCCGAGACGGGACTGCTCGTCGGCTTCTTCCTGCCCGGCGATTCCCTGCTGTTCACGGCGGGCCTGCTCTGCGTGCCGGGTACCCACGGTCCGGTGGAGCTGTCGTTGCCGCAGGTGCTGATCGCCGCCGTGGCCGGCGCGCTGCTCGGTGCGCAGGCCGGTTACTGGATCGGCCGCCGCGGCGGCCGGGCCCTGCTCGCCCGCAGCCGCGCCGGACGGCTGCGCGAGGGCGCCGCCCGCGCCGAGGAACTGCTCGGCAGATACGGCCATGCGCGGGCGATCGTGCTGGCCCGCTTCGTGCCCGTCGTACGCA
This sequence is a window from Streptomyces sp. NBC_01217. Protein-coding genes within it:
- a CDS encoding BlaI/MecI/CopY family transcriptional regulator, whose protein sequence is MSQVKGIPGGERRPSGELESTILAALWAAGTPLTPGQVQGAIGAQLARTTVTTILSRLYEKGTVTRTRAGRGFAYTPTEDAPGLTARRMHSELQKEQDRSTVLARFVSQLTDEDEQLLRDLLDGEAR
- a CDS encoding DedA family protein is translated as MSLAATPQAVNVLDAGSLLGAFGVLGIAVVLFAETGLLVGFFLPGDSLLFTAGLLCVPGTHGPVELSLPQVLIAAVAGALLGAQAGYWIGRRGGRALLARSRAGRLREGAARAEELLGRYGHARAIVLARFVPVVRTVLNPLAGALDVSAGLFTLWQVVGGVLWTAGLVLAGYALGSSVPDVDRYLLPIVAAVVVVSLIPLAAEMLRSRGRRTAEGDNS